A section of the Streptomyces sp. Je 1-369 genome encodes:
- a CDS encoding RelA/SpoT family protein: protein MPDESQPLTAAKAAQQGKEASAGSVAPAKKAAGAQGGTSAQRAQGEVSRGDKPAEQPRPKPPADHHPTAPAIRPATGQPARSGSSNRVRARLARLGVQRSNPYNPVLEPLLRIVRSNDPKIETSTLRQIERAYQVAERWHRGQKRKSGDPYITHPLAVTTILAELGMDPATLMAGLLHDTVEDTEYGLDTLKRDFGDQVALLVDGVTKLDKVKFGEAAQAETVRKMVVAMAKDPRVLVIKLADRLHNMRTMRYLKREKQEKKARETLEIYAPLAHRLGMNTIKWELEDLAFAILYPKMYDEIVRLVAERAPKRDEYLAIVTDEVQADLRAARIKATVTGRPKHYYSVYQKMIVRGRDFAEIYDLVGIRVLVDTVRDCYAALGTVHARWNPVPGRFKDYIAMPKFNMYQSLHTTVIGPNGKPVELQIRTFDMHRRAEYGIAAHWKYKQEAVAGASKVRSDVPKKAGGKDDHLNDMAWLRQLLDWQKETEDPSEFLESLRFDLSRNEVFVFTPKGDVIALPAGATPVDFSYAVHTEVGHRTIGARVNGRLVPLESTLDNGDLVEVFTSKAAGAGPSRDWLGFVKSPRARNKIRAWFSKERRDEAIEQGKDAIARAMRKQNLPIQRILTGDSLVTLAHEMRYPDISSLYAAIGEGHVTAQSVVQKLVQALGGEEAANEDIAESAPPSRGRSKRRSNADPGVVVKGVDDVWVKLARCCTPVPGDPIIGFVTRGSGVSVHRSDCVNVDSLSREPERILEVEWAPTQSSVFLVAIQVEALDRSRLLSDVTRILSDQHVNILSAAVQTSRDRVATSRFTFEMGDPKHLGHVLKAVRGVEGVYDVYRVTSARRP from the coding sequence TTGCCAGACGAGTCCCAGCCACTCACCGCCGCCAAGGCCGCCCAGCAGGGCAAGGAGGCCTCGGCCGGATCGGTGGCGCCCGCGAAGAAGGCCGCGGGCGCGCAGGGCGGCACGTCCGCACAGCGCGCCCAGGGAGAGGTCTCCCGCGGCGACAAGCCGGCCGAGCAGCCCCGCCCGAAGCCGCCCGCGGACCACCACCCGACGGCTCCGGCGATCCGGCCCGCCACCGGGCAGCCCGCGCGGTCCGGCTCCTCCAACCGCGTGCGGGCCCGGCTCGCCCGGCTCGGCGTCCAGCGCTCGAACCCGTACAACCCGGTCCTGGAGCCCCTGCTGCGCATAGTGCGCAGCAACGATCCCAAGATCGAGACGTCGACGCTCCGCCAGATCGAGCGGGCCTACCAGGTCGCCGAACGCTGGCACCGCGGCCAGAAGCGCAAGAGCGGCGACCCGTACATCACGCACCCCCTCGCCGTGACGACCATCCTCGCCGAGCTCGGCATGGACCCGGCCACCCTGATGGCCGGACTCCTGCACGACACCGTCGAGGACACCGAGTACGGCCTGGACACCCTCAAGCGCGACTTCGGCGACCAGGTCGCCCTGCTCGTCGACGGCGTCACCAAGCTGGACAAGGTCAAGTTCGGCGAGGCCGCGCAGGCCGAGACCGTGCGCAAGATGGTCGTCGCCATGGCCAAGGACCCCCGCGTCCTGGTCATCAAGCTCGCCGACCGCCTGCACAACATGCGCACGATGCGGTACCTCAAGCGCGAGAAGCAGGAGAAGAAGGCCCGCGAGACCCTGGAGATCTACGCTCCGCTGGCGCACCGCCTGGGCATGAACACCATCAAGTGGGAGCTGGAGGACCTCGCCTTCGCGATCCTCTACCCCAAGATGTACGACGAGATCGTGCGGCTCGTCGCCGAGCGCGCGCCCAAGCGCGACGAGTACCTCGCCATAGTGACCGACGAGGTCCAGGCCGACCTGCGCGCCGCCCGCATCAAGGCGACCGTCACAGGGCGCCCGAAGCACTACTACAGCGTCTACCAGAAGATGATCGTCCGCGGCCGTGACTTCGCGGAGATCTACGACCTGGTGGGGATTCGTGTACTTGTCGACACGGTCCGCGACTGCTACGCCGCCCTCGGCACCGTGCACGCGCGATGGAACCCGGTCCCCGGCCGGTTCAAGGACTACATCGCGATGCCGAAGTTCAACATGTACCAGTCGCTGCACACGACGGTCATCGGCCCCAACGGCAAGCCCGTCGAGCTCCAGATCCGTACGTTCGACATGCACCGCCGTGCCGAGTACGGCATCGCCGCGCACTGGAAGTACAAGCAGGAAGCCGTCGCCGGCGCCTCGAAGGTGCGCTCGGACGTGCCGAAGAAGGCCGGCGGCAAGGACGACCACCTCAACGACATGGCGTGGCTGCGCCAGCTCCTCGACTGGCAGAAGGAGACCGAGGACCCCAGCGAGTTCCTGGAGTCGCTGCGCTTCGACCTGTCGCGCAACGAGGTCTTCGTCTTCACGCCGAAGGGCGACGTCATAGCGCTTCCGGCGGGCGCCACCCCCGTCGACTTCTCGTACGCGGTGCACACCGAGGTCGGCCACCGCACCATAGGGGCGCGGGTCAACGGACGCCTCGTACCGCTCGAATCGACCCTGGACAACGGCGACCTGGTGGAGGTCTTCACCTCCAAGGCGGCGGGCGCGGGCCCGTCCCGCGACTGGCTCGGCTTCGTCAAGTCGCCGCGGGCGCGCAACAAGATCCGCGCGTGGTTCTCCAAGGAGCGCCGAGACGAGGCCATCGAGCAGGGCAAGGACGCCATCGCGCGCGCCATGCGCAAGCAGAACCTGCCGATCCAGCGGATCCTCACCGGCGACTCGCTGGTCACCCTCGCCCACGAGATGCGCTACCCCGACATCTCGTCGCTGTACGCGGCGATCGGCGAGGGCCACGTCACCGCGCAGTCCGTCGTGCAGAAGCTCGTCCAGGCGCTCGGCGGCGAGGAAGCCGCCAACGAGGACATCGCCGAGAGCGCGCCGCCGTCCCGCGGCCGCAGCAAGCGCCGCTCCAACGCGGACCCGGGCGTCGTCGTCAAGGGCGTCGACGACGTGTGGGTCAAGCTGGCCCGCTGCTGCACGCCCGTGCCCGGCGACCCCATCATCGGCTTCGTCACGCGCGGCAGTGGCGTATCGGTTCACCGCAGCGACTGCGTGAACGTCGACTCGCTCTCGCGCGAACCCGAGCGCATCCTCGAGGTCGAGTGGGCGCCCACCCAGTCCTCGGTCTTCCTGGTCGCCATCCAGGTCGAGGCACTGGACCGCTCGCGCCTCCTGTCGGACGTCACGCGCATCCTCTCGGACCAGCACGTGAACATCCTGTCGGCGGCCGTGCAGACCTCCCGCGACCGCGTCGCCACGTCCCGCTTCACCTTCGAGATGGGCGACCCGAAGCACCTCGGCCACGTACTCAAGGCCGTCAGGGGAGTCGAGGGCGTCTACGACGTCTACCGGGTCACCTCGGCGCGCAGACCCTGA
- a CDS encoding adenine phosphoribosyltransferase, with amino-acid sequence MTELAGVTELLLSRIRDVPDYPKPGVVFKDITPLLADPAAFAALTETLADLSVRHGATKIVGLEARGFILGAPVALRAGLGFIPVRKAGKLPGATLRQSYDLEYGSAEIEVHAEDLAAGDRVMVIDDVLATGGTAAASLDLVRRSGAEVAGVAVLMELGFLDGRRRLEQALGGAPLEALITV; translated from the coding sequence ATGACCGAGCTCGCAGGCGTCACGGAGCTGCTGCTCAGCCGCATCCGTGACGTCCCGGACTACCCGAAGCCGGGCGTGGTGTTCAAGGACATCACGCCACTCCTCGCCGATCCGGCCGCGTTCGCGGCGCTCACGGAGACGCTGGCGGACCTCAGCGTGCGGCACGGCGCCACGAAGATCGTCGGCCTGGAGGCCCGCGGCTTCATCCTCGGCGCCCCCGTAGCGCTCCGCGCGGGCCTCGGCTTCATCCCCGTACGCAAGGCGGGCAAGCTCCCCGGGGCGACGCTCCGGCAGAGCTACGACCTGGAGTACGGCAGCGCCGAGATCGAGGTGCACGCCGAGGACCTGGCCGCGGGCGACCGCGTCATGGTCATCGACGACGTCCTCGCCACCGGCGGCACCGCGGCGGCCTCGCTGGACCTGGTCCGGCGCTCGGGCGCCGAGGTGGCGGGAGTCGCGGTCCTCATGGAGCTCGGCTTCCTCGACGGCCGGCGCAGGCTGGAGCAGGCGCTGGGTGGGGCGCCGCTGGAGGCGTTGATCACCGTCTGA
- the secF gene encoding protein translocase subunit SecF, which yields MSKLGNLGARLYRGEVGYDFVGKRKIWYGISILITITAIVGLAVRGLNMGIEFEGGAVFNTPKTSVSVSQAEEAAEKASGHDAIVQKLGDDKLRIQIAGVDIKKSDQIKNALAEDLDVKAGDIDADLVGPSWGDQIANKAWQGLAIFMVLVVIYLAIAFEWRMALAALIALIHDITITVGVYALVGFEVTPGTVIGLLTILGYSLYDTVVVFDSLKEQSKDITKQTRYTYSELANRSINGTLVRSINTTVVALLPVAGLLFIGGGALGAGMLNDISLSLFVGLAAGAYSSIFIATPLVADFKEREPQMKALKKRVLAKRAAAAAKGESAEAPESFADEEPEDDIESGDAAPAVVGPRSQPASRNRGRGRPSGKRR from the coding sequence ATGTCGAAGCTCGGCAATCTCGGCGCCAGGCTCTACCGCGGTGAGGTCGGCTACGACTTCGTCGGCAAGCGCAAGATCTGGTACGGCATCTCGATACTGATCACCATCACGGCCATCGTCGGCCTGGCGGTGCGCGGCCTGAACATGGGCATCGAGTTCGAGGGCGGCGCCGTCTTCAACACCCCGAAGACCAGCGTCTCGGTCTCCCAGGCCGAGGAGGCCGCGGAGAAGGCGTCCGGCCACGACGCGATCGTCCAGAAGCTGGGTGACGACAAGCTCCGCATCCAGATCGCGGGCGTCGACATCAAGAAGTCCGACCAGATCAAGAACGCGCTGGCCGAGGACCTGGACGTCAAGGCCGGCGACATCGACGCCGACCTCGTCGGCCCCAGCTGGGGCGACCAGATCGCCAACAAGGCCTGGCAGGGCCTGGCGATCTTCATGGTCCTCGTCGTGATCTACCTGGCCATCGCCTTCGAGTGGCGCATGGCCCTGGCGGCCCTGATCGCGCTGATCCACGACATCACCATCACCGTGGGTGTGTACGCGCTGGTCGGCTTCGAGGTCACCCCGGGCACGGTGATCGGTCTGCTGACCATTCTCGGTTACTCGCTCTACGACACGGTGGTGGTCTTCGACAGCTTGAAGGAGCAGTCGAAGGACATCACCAAGCAGACGAGGTACACGTACAGCGAACTCGCCAACCGCAGCATCAACGGCACCCTGGTGCGTTCCATCAACACCACGGTCGTCGCGCTGCTCCCGGTGGCGGGCCTGCTGTTCATCGGTGGTGGCGCCCTGGGTGCCGGCATGCTGAACGACATCTCGCTGTCGCTGTTCGTCGGCCTCGCGGCCGGTGCGTACTCCTCGATCTTCATCGCCACGCCGCTCGTCGCCGACTTCAAGGAGCGCGAGCCGCAGATGAAGGCCCTCAAGAAGCGGGTGCTCGCCAAGCGCGCGGCGGCCGCGGCCAAGGGCGAGTCCGCGGAGGCGCCGGAGTCCTTCGCCGACGAGGAGCCGGAGGACGACATCGAGTCCGGTGACGCCGCCCCGGCCGTCGTCGGTCCCCGCAGCCAGCCCGCGTCGCGCAACCGCGGCCGTGGCCGGCCCTCGGGGAAGCGCCGATGA
- the secD gene encoding protein translocase subunit SecD yields MAAPKKGRRQSAPGKPGRSLVFILIALVALTGGMFLSGHTTPRLGIDLAGGTSITLEAKNEPGQKNAINPDNMNTAVDIINNRVNGLGVSEAEVQTQGEKNIIVNIPKGSNEKQAREQVGTTAQLYFRPVITQAPGQPTPEPSTSPSSGTDKEKGKDKDKDKATDKATDKGTDKATSPSGNPTSQGRAVSEALKDDPTPSASDKAKDEGKKDETPKPDPATAKLQEQFTKLDCTDKKARAAAGRGIKPSDPTIACGKSPDGKTWDKFILAPAELNGKDVDDAKAAIQQQSGAWVVNMEFTKGGAKKFAKTTGKLSQQQPPQNQFAIVLDGEVASAPSVRTALSTNAEISGSFNQDSAKDLANILSYGALPLTFHEQSVTTVSPALGGEQLKAGLIAGAIGLALVIIYLVAYYRGLSLIAIASLLVSAALTYTIMTLLGPTIKFALNLPAVCGAIVAIGITADSFIVFFERVRDEIREGRTLRPAVERGWPRARRTILVSDFVSFLAAAVLFVVTVGKVQGFAFTLGLTTLLDVVVVFFFTKPLMTLMARKKFFASGHKWSGLDPKRLGAKPPLRRSRRTTAPTAGPVDPKEA; encoded by the coding sequence GTGGCAGCACCGAAGAAGGGCCGAAGGCAGAGCGCCCCGGGTAAGCCGGGACGCTCGCTGGTCTTCATCCTGATTGCCCTCGTGGCGCTGACCGGGGGAATGTTCCTTTCCGGACACACCACGCCGCGCCTGGGCATCGACCTCGCCGGCGGCACGAGCATCACGCTCGAGGCGAAGAACGAGCCGGGCCAGAAGAACGCGATCAACCCGGACAACATGAACACCGCGGTTGACATCATCAACAACCGTGTCAACGGGCTGGGTGTCTCCGAGGCCGAGGTTCAGACCCAGGGCGAGAAGAACATCATCGTCAACATCCCCAAGGGTTCGAACGAGAAGCAGGCGCGCGAGCAGGTCGGTACGACCGCTCAGCTCTACTTCCGCCCGGTGATCACGCAGGCCCCCGGTCAGCCCACGCCGGAGCCGTCCACCAGCCCCTCGTCCGGGACGGACAAGGAAAAGGGCAAGGACAAGGACAAGGACAAGGCGACCGACAAGGCCACCGACAAGGGGACGGACAAGGCGACCTCCCCGAGCGGCAATCCGACCTCTCAGGGCCGCGCCGTCAGCGAGGCCCTGAAGGACGATCCGACGCCGTCCGCCTCGGACAAGGCCAAGGACGAGGGCAAGAAGGACGAGACGCCCAAGCCCGACCCGGCCACCGCCAAGCTCCAGGAGCAGTTCACCAAGCTGGACTGCACCGACAAGAAGGCACGCGCCGCGGCCGGCCGCGGCATCAAGCCCTCCGACCCCACCATCGCGTGCGGCAAGAGCCCCGACGGCAAGACCTGGGACAAGTTCATCCTGGCCCCGGCCGAGCTGAACGGTAAGGACGTCGACGACGCCAAGGCGGCCATCCAGCAGCAGTCCGGTGCCTGGGTCGTCAACATGGAGTTCACCAAGGGCGGCGCCAAGAAGTTCGCGAAGACCACCGGCAAGCTGTCGCAGCAGCAGCCCCCGCAGAACCAGTTCGCGATCGTCCTCGACGGCGAAGTGGCCTCGGCCCCCAGCGTCCGTACGGCGCTGAGCACCAACGCCGAGATCTCCGGCAGCTTCAACCAGGACTCCGCCAAGGACCTGGCGAACATCCTGTCGTACGGCGCCCTGCCGCTGACCTTCCACGAGCAGAGCGTCACCACGGTCAGCCCGGCCCTCGGCGGCGAGCAGCTCAAGGCGGGTCTGATCGCGGGTGCCATCGGTCTCGCGCTCGTCATCATCTACCTGGTGGCCTACTACCGCGGCCTCTCGCTCATCGCCATCGCGAGCCTCCTGGTCTCCGCGGCGCTGACGTACACGATCATGACGCTGCTCGGCCCGACCATTAAGTTCGCGCTCAACCTGCCCGCGGTGTGTGGTGCGATCGTCGCCATCGGTATCACCGCGGACTCGTTCATCGTGTTCTTCGAACGCGTGCGGGACGAGATCCGTGAGGGCCGCACGCTGCGACCCGCCGTCGAGCGGGGCTGGCCGCGCGCCCGGCGCACCATCCTGGTCTCCGACTTCGTGTCGTTCCTCGCCGCCGCCGTCCTCTTCGTCGTCACCGTCGGCAAGGTGCAGGGCTTCGCGTTCACGCTCGGCCTGACCACACTGCTCGACGTCGTCGTGGTGTTCTTCTTCACCAAGCCGCTGATGACACTGATGGCGCGCAAGAAGTTCTTCGCGAGCGGCCACAAGTGGTCCGGTCTCGACCCGAAGCGGCTCGGCGCCAAGCCGCCGCTGCGCCGGTCGCGCCGCACCACCGCACCCACCGCCGGCCCTGTCGACCCGAAGGAGGCGTGA
- the yajC gene encoding preprotein translocase subunit YajC → MNIVTLLPFIVLIGAMFLMTRSAKKKQQAAATMRNEMQPGTGIRTIGGMYATVKEVHDEAVLLEVAPGVHAVYAKNSIGAVLDDDEYNRIVHGTEDDLNEDAPVVPDDASSLTEKTDEPAATSDDSPIDLGKKDAAAGADDAEPKKTDGESDAK, encoded by the coding sequence GTGAATATCGTGACCCTCCTCCCGTTCATCGTGCTCATCGGGGCCATGTTCCTGATGACCCGCTCGGCCAAGAAGAAGCAGCAGGCCGCCGCGACGATGCGTAACGAGATGCAGCCCGGCACCGGCATCCGCACGATCGGTGGCATGTACGCCACCGTCAAGGAGGTTCACGACGAAGCCGTCCTCCTTGAGGTGGCCCCCGGTGTCCACGCGGTCTACGCGAAGAACTCGATCGGCGCCGTCCTCGACGACGACGAGTACAACCGCATCGTGCACGGCACCGAGGACGACCTGAACGAGGACGCCCCCGTCGTCCCGGACGACGCCTCCTCCCTCACCGAGAAGACCGACGAGCCCGCCGCCACTTCCGACGACTCGCCCATCGACCTCGGCAAGAAGGACGCGGCCGCCGGGGCCGACGACGCGGAGCCGAAGAAGACCGACGGCGAGTCCGACGCGAAGTAG
- the ruvB gene encoding Holliday junction branch migration DNA helicase RuvB encodes MNWDDPTHDAAEAADAAERLVGASADGEDQAVEAALRPKDLGEFIGQEKVREQLDLVLRAARARGATADHVLLSGAPGLGKTTLSMIIAAEMGAPIRITSGPAIQHAGDLAAILSSLQEGEVLFLDEIHRMSRPAEEMLYMAMEDFRVDVIVGKGPGATAIPLELPPFTLVGATTRAGLLPPPLRDRFGFTAHMEFYEPAELERVVHRSAQLLDVEIDPRGAAEIAGRSRGTPRIANRLLRRVRDYAQVKADGSITQDIAGAALAVYEVDERGLDRLDRAVLEALLKLFGGGPVGLSTLAVAVGEERETVEEVAEPFLVREGLLARTPRGRVATPAAWAHLGLVPPRQAGGKGQQDLFGT; translated from the coding sequence ATGAACTGGGACGACCCCACCCACGACGCCGCCGAAGCCGCCGACGCGGCCGAGCGGCTCGTCGGTGCGTCCGCCGACGGCGAGGACCAGGCGGTCGAGGCCGCCCTGCGCCCCAAGGACCTGGGCGAGTTCATCGGCCAGGAGAAGGTCCGCGAACAGCTCGACCTCGTCCTGCGTGCGGCCCGCGCGCGCGGCGCCACCGCCGACCACGTGCTGCTCTCCGGAGCCCCCGGCCTCGGCAAAACGACCCTATCGATGATCATCGCCGCCGAGATGGGCGCCCCCATCCGCATCACCAGTGGCCCCGCCATCCAGCACGCGGGCGACCTGGCCGCGATCCTCTCCTCCCTCCAGGAGGGAGAGGTGCTCTTCCTGGACGAGATCCACCGGATGTCACGGCCCGCCGAGGAAATGCTCTACATGGCCATGGAGGACTTCCGCGTCGACGTCATCGTCGGCAAGGGCCCCGGCGCCACCGCCATCCCCCTCGAACTGCCCCCGTTCACGCTCGTCGGCGCCACCACGCGCGCGGGACTGCTCCCGCCGCCGCTCCGCGACCGCTTCGGGTTCACCGCGCACATGGAGTTCTACGAACCCGCCGAGCTGGAGCGCGTCGTCCACCGCTCCGCCCAGCTGCTCGACGTGGAGATCGACCCGCGGGGCGCCGCTGAGATCGCGGGCCGCTCGCGCGGCACGCCCCGTATCGCCAACCGCCTGCTGCGCCGCGTCAGGGACTATGCGCAGGTGAAGGCCGACGGCTCGATCACCCAGGACATCGCAGGCGCGGCCCTCGCTGTCTACGAGGTGGACGAGCGCGGCCTCGACCGCCTCGACCGCGCCGTCCTGGAGGCCTTGCTCAAGCTGTTCGGCGGCGGTCCCGTCGGCCTGTCGACGCTCGCGGTCGCCGTGGGGGAGGAGCGCGAGACGGTCGAGGAGGTGGCGGAGCCCTTCCTCGTACGGGAGGGACTGCTGGCCCGCACCCCGCGCGGCCGTGTCGCGACGCCCGCGGCATGGGCGCACCTCGGCCTGGTGCCTCCGCGGCAGGCGGGCGGAAAGGGACAACAGGACCTGTTCGGGACGTGA
- the ruvA gene encoding Holliday junction branch migration protein RuvA, translated as MIAFVSGPVAALAPDAAVVEVGGIGMAVQCTPNTLSTLRVGQQAKLATSLVVREDSLTLYGFADDDERQTFELLQTASGVGPRLAQAMLAVHSPDALRRAVSTGDEKALTAVPGIGKKGAQKLLLEYKDRLGEPLGTGGPAIGKAVTAGWRDQLHAALIGLGYATREADEAVVAVTPQAEATEGTPQVGQLLKAALQTLNRTR; from the coding sequence ATGATCGCCTTCGTCAGCGGCCCCGTCGCCGCCCTCGCCCCCGATGCCGCGGTGGTCGAGGTGGGCGGCATCGGCATGGCCGTCCAGTGCACGCCGAACACGCTCTCCACCCTCCGCGTCGGCCAGCAGGCCAAGCTCGCCACCTCCCTGGTCGTGCGCGAGGACTCCCTGACCCTCTACGGCTTCGCGGACGACGACGAGCGCCAGACCTTCGAGCTGCTGCAGACCGCGAGCGGCGTCGGCCCGCGCCTCGCCCAGGCCATGCTCGCCGTGCACAGCCCCGACGCCCTGCGCCGAGCGGTCTCCACCGGCGACGAGAAGGCACTCACCGCCGTCCCCGGCATCGGCAAGAAGGGCGCCCAGAAGCTCCTCCTGGAGTACAAGGACCGCCTCGGCGAGCCCCTCGGCACCGGCGGCCCCGCGATCGGCAAGGCCGTCACCGCGGGCTGGCGCGACCAGCTGCACGCGGCCCTGATCGGCCTCGGGTACGCCACGCGCGAGGCCGACGAAGCCGTTGTCGCCGTCACCCCCCAGGCCGAGGCGACGGAAGGCACCCCGCAGGTCGGCCAGCTCCTGAAGGCCGCACTCCAGACCCTGAACCGCACCCGCTGA
- the ruvC gene encoding crossover junction endodeoxyribonuclease RuvC, giving the protein MRVLGVDPGLTRCGVGVVEGVAGRPLTMRGVGVVRTPADAELGHRLVAIERGIEQWLDEHEPEVVAVERVFSQHNVRTVMGTAQASAVAMLCASRRGIPVALHTPSEVKAAVTGSGRADKAQVGAMVTRLLRLDAPPRPADAADALALAICHIWRAPAQHRLQQAVAQNRLQQAVAAHAARTPKTQTAQTAQTAQKGRTA; this is encoded by the coding sequence GTGCGCGTGTTGGGGGTCGACCCGGGGCTGACCCGGTGCGGTGTGGGAGTCGTCGAAGGCGTCGCGGGACGGCCGCTGACCATGCGCGGCGTCGGAGTCGTGCGGACCCCGGCCGACGCCGAGTTGGGGCACCGGCTCGTCGCCATCGAGCGCGGCATCGAGCAGTGGCTCGACGAGCACGAGCCGGAAGTCGTCGCCGTGGAGCGGGTCTTCAGCCAGCACAACGTCCGTACGGTCATGGGCACCGCCCAGGCCAGCGCCGTAGCCATGCTCTGCGCGTCGCGCCGCGGCATCCCCGTCGCCCTGCACACCCCCAGCGAGGTCAAGGCCGCCGTCACCGGCAGCGGCCGCGCCGACAAGGCACAGGTCGGCGCGATGGTCACCCGCCTCCTCAGGCTCGACGCACCGCCCAGACCCGCGGACGCCGCGGACGCCCTCGCCCTGGCCATCTGCCACATCTGGCGTGCCCCCGCGCAGCACCGCCTGCAGCAGGCCGTCGCCCAGAACCGCCTCCAGCAGGCCGTGGCCGCACACGCGGCCAGGACCCCGAAGACACAGACGGCACAGACAGCACAAACAGCACAGAAAGGCCGTACCGCATGA
- a CDS encoding YebC/PmpR family DNA-binding transcriptional regulator, whose translation MSGHSKWATTKHKKAVIDAKRGKLFAKMIKNIEVAARTGGADVSGNPTLFDAIQKAKKSSVPNKNIDSAVKRGAGLEAGGADYETIMYEGYGPNGVAVLIECLTDNRNRAASDVRVAMTRNGGSMADPGSVSYLFNRKGVVIVPKGELSEDDVLGAVLDAGAEEVNDLGESFEVLSEATDMVAVRTALQDAGIEYDSADANFVPTMQVELDEDGARKIFKLIDALEDSDDVQNVFANFDVSDEVMAKVDA comes from the coding sequence ATGTCCGGCCACTCTAAATGGGCTACGACGAAGCACAAGAAGGCCGTGATCGACGCCAAGCGCGGCAAGCTCTTCGCGAAGATGATCAAGAACATCGAGGTCGCGGCCCGCACGGGCGGCGCCGACGTGTCGGGTAACCCGACCCTCTTCGACGCCATCCAGAAGGCCAAGAAGAGCTCGGTCCCGAACAAGAACATCGACTCCGCCGTCAAGCGTGGTGCCGGCCTCGAAGCCGGTGGCGCCGACTACGAGACGATCATGTACGAGGGCTACGGCCCGAACGGCGTCGCGGTGCTCATCGAGTGCCTCACCGACAACCGCAACCGCGCCGCCTCCGACGTGCGCGTCGCCATGACGCGCAACGGCGGCTCGATGGCCGACCCGGGCTCCGTCTCGTACCTCTTCAACCGCAAGGGCGTCGTCATCGTCCCCAAGGGCGAGCTGTCCGAGGACGACGTCCTGGGCGCGGTCCTTGACGCGGGCGCCGAAGAGGTCAACGACCTCGGCGAGTCCTTCGAGGTGCTCTCCGAGGCCACCGACATGGTCGCGGTCCGCACCGCGCTCCAGGACGCCGGCATCGAGTACGACTCGGCGGACGCCAACTTCGTCCCGACCATGCAGGTCGAACTGGACGAGGACGGCGCCCGGAAGATCTTCAAGCTGATCGACGCCCTGGAGGACAGCGACGACGTGCAGAACGTCTTCGCCAACTTCGACGTCTCCGACGAGGTCATGGCGAAGGTCGACGCGTAG
- the pdxT gene encoding pyridoxal 5'-phosphate synthase glutaminase subunit PdxT, with protein sequence MTTPVVGVLALQGDVREHLIALASADAVARPVRRPEELAEVDGLVIPGGESTTISKLATLFGVMEPLRARVRDGMPVYGSCAGMIMLADKILDPRSGQETVGGIDMIVRRNAFGRQNESFEAAVDVRGVEGAPVEGVFIRAPWVESVGAEVDVLAEHEGHIVAVRQGNALATSFHPELTGDHRIHALFVEMARGNPRAGS encoded by the coding sequence ATGACCACTCCTGTAGTGGGCGTCCTCGCCCTCCAGGGGGACGTACGGGAGCACCTGATCGCCCTGGCCTCGGCGGACGCCGTGGCCAGGCCGGTCCGGCGCCCCGAGGAGCTCGCCGAGGTCGACGGCCTGGTCATCCCCGGCGGTGAGTCCACCACCATCTCCAAGCTGGCCACTCTCTTCGGTGTCATGGAGCCCCTCCGCGCGCGCGTGCGGGACGGCATGCCGGTCTACGGCAGCTGCGCGGGCATGATCATGCTCGCCGACAAGATCCTCGACCCGCGCTCGGGCCAGGAGACGGTGGGCGGCATCGACATGATCGTGCGGCGCAACGCGTTCGGGCGGCAGAACGAGTCGTTCGAGGCGGCCGTCGACGTCCGGGGCGTCGAAGGAGCCCCCGTGGAGGGCGTCTTCATCCGTGCCCCCTGGGTGGAGTCCGTCGGTGCCGAGGTCGACGTGCTCGCCGAGCACGAGGGCCACATCGTCGCCGTACGCCAGGGGAATGCCCTCGCCACGTCGTTCCACCCCGAGCTGACGGGCGACCACCGGATCCACGCGCTGTTCGTGGAGATGGCGCGGGGTAACCCGCGGGCGGGATCCTAG